The proteins below come from a single Halobacillus salinarum genomic window:
- a CDS encoding acyltransferase, whose translation MAKQRITSVYFLRLIAMLCVVLVHVTGIYYSVLDMGTGAFQKYHFFNRIIRIEAGIFIMITGLVFFYNYYPKKFTASLLKDYFRKRVFFIVVPYIVWALFYELYAHYTGGRSLTIFGVLERILKGESYYQLHFIFLIVQFYIFLPLFVYLTQKFSLFKKYFWLFGILIEVGYFYLNSTYGFTNMVVFLKSFGTFSLGGWLGIYYLEQREKVYNKTIYPLGILTLIAGTLTALYYYYVYTMGEIKVDWDYYKLLNVSYLMLGGYFFFRITEILSRKLPKLPNEIVKNVALYSFGFYLVHPFILKEVGRWIPIHNNYWFHLEVFVKYIVVVVFCYLFIFTIHKFAPKVASLLFGKLPQKAVFLYERKEEAAEEKKQARA comes from the coding sequence ATGGCTAAACAAAGAATTACCTCTGTGTACTTCCTGCGATTGATTGCGATGCTATGCGTAGTTCTTGTCCATGTTACAGGTATTTATTATAGTGTCCTTGATATGGGGACAGGCGCTTTTCAAAAATATCATTTTTTTAATAGAATCATAAGAATAGAAGCAGGCATATTTATCATGATTACAGGACTCGTATTTTTCTATAACTACTATCCTAAGAAATTTACCGCTTCTTTATTGAAGGATTATTTTAGAAAACGAGTGTTTTTTATCGTTGTTCCTTATATTGTTTGGGCTCTCTTCTATGAGCTGTATGCCCATTACACAGGTGGCCGCTCTTTAACCATCTTTGGAGTATTGGAAAGGATCCTTAAGGGAGAGTCTTATTACCAGCTCCACTTTATATTTCTAATCGTCCAATTTTATATATTTCTGCCTTTGTTTGTCTATTTGACCCAAAAGTTTTCCTTGTTTAAAAAGTACTTCTGGCTTTTTGGAATCCTGATCGAAGTAGGATATTTTTATTTAAATTCCACCTACGGATTTACAAATATGGTCGTGTTCCTCAAAAGCTTCGGAACCTTCAGCCTGGGGGGCTGGTTAGGGATTTACTATTTAGAGCAAAGAGAAAAGGTTTATAACAAAACCATTTATCCGCTTGGCATTTTAACGTTAATTGCCGGGACTCTTACCGCTCTTTATTACTATTACGTCTATACTATGGGTGAAATCAAAGTCGATTGGGATTATTATAAGCTGTTAAATGTTTCATATTTAATGCTCGGCGGCTATTTCTTCTTCCGCATAACGGAAATACTCAGCCGTAAATTGCCAAAGCTTCCTAATGAAATTGTGAAAAATGTCGCACTCTATTCATTTGGTTTTTACCTTGTCCACCCATTTATCTTAAAAGAAGTCGGAAGATGGATTCCAATCCACAACAATTATTGGTTTCATCTTGAAGTATTTGTAAAATATATCGTTGTCGTTGTATTTTGCTATCTATTCATTTTCACGATTCATAAGTTTGCCCCGAAGGTTGCTAGTCTGCTATTTGGAAAACTCCCACAAAAAGCTGTCTTTCTTTATGAAAGAAAAGAAGAAGCTGCGGAAGAGAAAAAGCAAGCTAGAGCTTAA
- a CDS encoding cell wall-binding repeat-containing protein, whose product MKKKSFARGMNTALIGSLVFSLISGPVYTVKAADNTEKPDTLLISEYIEGSSYNKALELYNGTGSDIDLSTISVELHSGGAEAANTTYTLSGTLADGDVFVLSHSSANAQIQAETDVNDSEVINFNGNDTIVIKQNGKVIDSLGQIGSADDFAKDVTLTRKTGAITGDTDLNDTVDLTASYTEQAKDTVSFLGKYPDETTTPGPVEEKSIAEARDSTGEVKVTGVITAAFEVGGSTNYYIQDDTAGLIVRTSDVEAETGDEITAQGQVSSYYGMQQIQTSEDKVSIKTEDKGVPSPQNIKAANLSDENGEDTEGEFVALSDVEITKKNEDGSYTGTDTTGDFLIELDDSLQLEVGKTYELMEGVVNYTYDHYRLMPRNQSDIVEKVFSVTANPGQGNIVKGGEVTLNTAEAGASIHYTMDGSTPDKNSQEFTEAITIDEDTTIKAVAVKPEGETSEVSTFSYHVLKPADNLDIHDIQGASHESPYKNKNVSNVDGIVTKTNSKGFYMQDEEPDNDSATSEGIYVYAPDSDAKVKDRVKVNGEVQEYREEGYEDAADLLTTEISASNVEVTASNQTLPDPMVIGKDRTPPTEVVENDKMTSFDPGEDGLDFYESMEGMLIEMDDAHVVAPPKYDEIAVYVNKSENQPMTDAGGLLISEEDYNPERIMIDVDGFDVNVKTGDQFEGAITGVVSYDYSNFKIRPTGTFPEVVDGGTERETTQITPSEEKLNIASYNIENFSAETSMEKVNKLAESINNNLKTPDIIGLIEVQDNNGPTDDGTVDASKSYEKLIDAIKADGGPEYKYTDIAPKDKTDGGQPGGNIRVGFIYNPARVTMPDKPKGDAVTAVDVNETGLTFNPGRIDPTNDAFYDSRKPLAAEFEFQGEKVIVVANHLNSKGGDDALFGASHPVELGSEVQRMKQAEVVNSFVDKVESKVDHANVVVLGDLNDFEFSKPVKTLADGALTDMVNKLPQEERYSYVYQGNSQVLDHILVSNNLTDRTAIDSVNINSDFSEEDGRASDHDPMLAQLDLSTQVDRVSGTDRFKSAIEMSKKGWDKSDTIVISRGDSFPDALAGTPLAYKLDAPILLTKTSRLLPEVKQEIKRLGAKHAVILGGEGAIDSYVRYQLEGIGLSVERVSGTNRFKTASSIAARLDGQPKKAVIADGDNYPDALAAASYAAEKGYPILLTQGEKLPNATKRALSNIEETIVVGGPGAVSNEVMAELPSPTRYSGTNRYETAAEIAKLLVGQSKDAYVATGENFADALTGSVLAAKNGAPMLLVQPEEIPESMKQVIENMGYRDYHILGGPNAVSEDVKDKLDH is encoded by the coding sequence TTGAAAAAGAAGAGTTTTGCTCGTGGAATGAATACTGCGTTAATTGGTTCGCTGGTATTCAGCTTAATTTCAGGTCCTGTTTATACAGTTAAAGCTGCTGATAATACTGAGAAGCCGGATACACTATTAATCTCTGAATATATTGAAGGCAGCTCATATAACAAAGCGCTTGAACTATATAACGGGACTGGAAGTGACATTGATTTAAGTACGATTTCAGTAGAATTGCATTCCGGTGGTGCTGAGGCGGCCAACACCACTTACACGCTTAGCGGCACCCTCGCCGATGGAGACGTATTCGTATTGTCTCATTCGTCAGCTAATGCCCAAATTCAAGCGGAAACGGACGTTAATGACAGCGAAGTCATTAATTTCAACGGCAACGATACCATAGTGATCAAACAGAATGGAAAAGTGATCGATTCGCTTGGTCAAATTGGATCGGCCGATGACTTTGCGAAAGATGTCACTTTAACGCGAAAAACAGGTGCCATCACGGGAGATACTGATCTAAACGACACCGTTGATTTAACTGCTTCTTACACGGAACAAGCAAAGGACACAGTTTCTTTCTTAGGGAAATATCCTGACGAGACCACTACTCCCGGCCCTGTCGAAGAAAAGTCGATAGCTGAAGCAAGAGATTCTACCGGGGAAGTAAAAGTAACCGGGGTGATTACGGCAGCTTTTGAAGTCGGCGGATCAACAAATTATTACATACAAGATGACACTGCCGGGCTGATCGTCCGTACTTCCGATGTCGAGGCGGAGACAGGAGATGAAATTACAGCTCAAGGTCAGGTTTCTTCTTATTATGGCATGCAGCAGATTCAAACTTCTGAAGATAAAGTCTCTATTAAAACAGAAGACAAAGGCGTGCCTTCCCCTCAAAATATAAAAGCTGCGAACTTATCAGATGAAAATGGTGAAGATACAGAAGGAGAATTCGTAGCACTCTCCGATGTGGAAATCACAAAGAAGAATGAAGATGGCTCTTACACTGGAACGGATACAACAGGTGATTTTCTAATCGAGCTTGACGATTCACTTCAGCTAGAAGTAGGCAAAACATATGAACTGATGGAAGGTGTAGTTAATTACACGTACGACCACTATCGCTTAATGCCGAGGAATCAATCGGATATTGTTGAAAAAGTATTTTCCGTTACGGCAAATCCTGGCCAGGGAAATATTGTAAAAGGCGGAGAAGTAACATTAAATACGGCAGAAGCGGGAGCATCTATCCACTATACAATGGATGGAAGCACACCTGATAAGAACAGCCAGGAATTTACAGAGGCAATTACGATTGACGAGGACACAACGATTAAAGCAGTAGCTGTGAAGCCGGAAGGGGAAACAAGTGAAGTTTCTACCTTTTCTTATCACGTCTTAAAGCCTGCAGATAACTTGGATATTCATGACATTCAAGGCGCATCCCATGAATCACCTTATAAAAATAAAAACGTATCGAATGTAGATGGTATTGTAACAAAAACCAATTCAAAAGGTTTTTATATGCAGGATGAAGAGCCTGATAATGACTCTGCTACTTCAGAAGGGATTTACGTCTACGCACCTGACTCGGACGCGAAAGTAAAAGACCGCGTTAAAGTGAATGGCGAAGTACAGGAATATCGTGAAGAAGGTTATGAAGATGCTGCTGATCTGCTAACCACCGAAATTTCTGCCTCGAATGTAGAAGTTACAGCATCGAACCAGACGCTTCCGGATCCAATGGTTATCGGAAAAGACCGGACTCCTCCAACAGAAGTCGTTGAAAATGATAAAATGACGAGCTTTGACCCTGGCGAGGACGGACTTGATTTTTACGAAAGCATGGAAGGCATGCTCATTGAAATGGATGATGCTCATGTAGTAGCGCCTCCTAAATACGATGAGATTGCTGTATACGTGAATAAAAGCGAAAATCAGCCGATGACCGATGCGGGAGGACTTCTTATTTCTGAAGAAGACTATAACCCAGAACGCATCATGATAGATGTGGACGGTTTTGACGTTAATGTAAAAACGGGTGACCAGTTTGAAGGTGCGATTACCGGGGTGGTCAGTTATGATTACAGCAACTTTAAGATCCGCCCGACAGGCACCTTCCCTGAAGTGGTTGACGGAGGAACAGAACGTGAAACAACGCAGATTACTCCGAGCGAGGAAAAGTTAAACATCGCTTCTTACAACATCGAAAATTTCTCCGCTGAAACTTCAATGGAGAAAGTAAACAAGCTGGCTGAATCAATCAATAATAACCTTAAAACGCCGGATATCATCGGTTTAATCGAAGTTCAGGACAACAATGGTCCGACGGATGACGGAACTGTGGACGCGAGCAAATCTTACGAAAAGCTGATCGATGCGATTAAAGCTGATGGCGGTCCAGAGTACAAGTACACAGATATCGCTCCGAAGGATAAAACGGACGGCGGGCAGCCTGGTGGAAACATCCGTGTCGGATTTATCTATAATCCAGCTCGTGTCACCATGCCGGATAAACCAAAAGGAGATGCGGTAACTGCAGTAGATGTAAATGAAACTGGGCTCACTTTTAACCCTGGGCGCATTGATCCAACGAATGATGCTTTTTACGATTCACGCAAGCCGCTTGCTGCTGAATTTGAATTCCAAGGAGAAAAAGTTATTGTTGTCGCGAATCACTTGAATTCAAAAGGCGGAGATGATGCATTGTTTGGTGCTTCTCATCCAGTGGAACTTGGAAGCGAAGTTCAACGAATGAAGCAGGCTGAAGTAGTTAACAGCTTCGTAGATAAAGTAGAAAGCAAGGTTGACCATGCAAATGTCGTTGTCCTAGGCGACCTTAATGATTTTGAATTCTCCAAGCCGGTAAAAACTCTTGCTGACGGTGCTCTGACCGATATGGTTAACAAGCTTCCTCAAGAAGAGAGATATTCTTATGTGTATCAGGGGAATTCCCAGGTGCTTGATCACATTTTAGTGAGCAATAATTTAACAGACCGAACAGCCATTGACAGCGTCAATATTAATTCTGACTTTTCAGAAGAGGATGGCCGTGCCAGTGATCATGACCCAATGCTTGCACAGCTCGATTTAAGCACTCAAGTGGACCGTGTTTCCGGAACCGACCGGTTTAAGAGCGCCATTGAGATGTCTAAAAAAGGCTGGGACAAGTCCGATACCATAGTCATCTCACGAGGAGATTCTTTCCCGGATGCTTTAGCAGGAACACCTCTAGCTTATAAATTAGACGCTCCGATTCTTTTGACAAAAACAAGTCGTCTGCTTCCAGAAGTGAAACAGGAAATTAAACGTCTTGGAGCTAAGCATGCAGTCATCCTTGGCGGCGAAGGAGCGATCGACAGTTATGTCCGTTATCAATTAGAAGGAATAGGGCTTTCTGTAGAACGCGTATCCGGCACGAACCGTTTCAAAACAGCTTCCAGTATTGCAGCTCGTTTGGATGGTCAGCCGAAGAAAGCGGTGATTGCTGATGGCGATAATTATCCAGACGCTTTAGCAGCAGCCTCTTATGCTGCGGAAAAAGGTTATCCCATCCTTTTAACCCAAGGGGAAAAGTTACCGAATGCGACAAAACGTGCATTATCAAATATTGAAGAAACCATTGTTGTTGGAGGCCCTGGTGCAGTCAGCAATGAAGTAATGGCTGAACTGCCGAGCCCGACACGGTACAGCGGTACAAATCGATATGAAACGGCAGCAGAAATCGCTAAGCTGCTCGTCGGCCAAAGCAAAGATGCTTATGTAGCGACAGGAGAAAACTTTGCGGATGCTCTTACCGGTTCAGTGCTTGCTGCGAAAAACGGAGCACCAATGCTGTTAGTCCAGCCAGAAGAGATTCCTGAAAGCATGAAGCAAGTAATTGAAAACATGGGTTACAGAGATTATCACATTTTAGGCGGTCCTAATGCCGTAAGTGAAGATGTGAAAGACAAGCTCGATCATTAA
- a CDS encoding cell wall-binding repeat-containing protein: MLKPLATVASAGAIALAVFGAPGHQVEAADNFDLTVMHTNDTHAHLTNVPRQVTAVQDIRNNRENTLLLSAGDVFSGTLFYNQYKGLADVEFMNMLKYDAMVPGNHEFDDGPGQFADFIKEAKFPIISSNIDYSENDKLNPLYKDEMGMPGDGGNIYPASIMEVNGEKVGVFGLTTEETKILSSPGETIQFEDYKKKAQETVDMLEKQGVNKIIALTHLGVNYDKDLAQNVEGIDIVVGGHSHTELDKALEFNTDSEPTIVVQAEEYLDYLGDLQVTFDDEGVLTDWNEKLVDLSADAEPAIEADQEAADRLAELEAPIDDMKKKVVGDTKTALDGERNDVRQEETNLGNLIADSMLDKAKEADPDTTIALQNSGGIRASINQGEVTLGEVLTVMPFGNTLVTLDVTGEQLMSALENSVSDYDNIAGRFAQVAGMKYTFDLSKDVGNRIVDAKVKTEDGYEAIDPDKTYTVATNNFVADGGDGYTSFKEAKEAGKLNNLGFVDYEVFTEYLDENNPVNPMVEGRVVQKMNERINGKDRMETAIEISKQGWDKADTVVLARGDKFADALAGAPLAYKMDAPILLTNTDYLNKKVSDEIKRLGASKVVILGGTGAVADYVKYQLDGMGVDVDRIYGNTRYKTAASIAARLDGNPEKVIVADGTDFPDALAAAPYAAKNGYPILLTKPNQLPHITSIALKDYEKSVVVGGPTAVSDSVMGMLPEPMRYNGKNRFETAQVIADELAPKTGKSFIATGDEFADALAGSVLAAKEDASILLVKENKIPEATMEAIDELNIQNFHVLGGPGAVSEKVQDELDN, from the coding sequence ATGTTAAAGCCTTTGGCAACGGTGGCTTCTGCGGGAGCCATAGCGCTTGCCGTATTTGGAGCTCCGGGTCATCAAGTTGAAGCGGCAGACAATTTTGATTTAACGGTCATGCATACGAACGACACTCATGCGCATTTAACCAATGTACCTCGTCAGGTCACTGCTGTTCAAGACATCCGTAACAACCGTGAAAATACACTCTTATTAAGTGCAGGGGACGTATTTTCAGGGACCTTATTCTACAACCAATATAAAGGTCTTGCAGATGTAGAATTCATGAACATGCTGAAGTATGATGCAATGGTTCCTGGTAATCACGAGTTTGACGACGGCCCTGGTCAATTTGCTGACTTCATTAAAGAAGCCAAGTTTCCTATTATCAGTTCCAATATTGATTATAGTGAAAATGATAAGCTTAACCCGCTTTACAAAGATGAAATGGGGATGCCGGGGGATGGAGGGAACATCTACCCTGCCTCCATCATGGAGGTTAACGGTGAAAAGGTAGGCGTGTTTGGTCTGACTACTGAGGAAACAAAAATCCTTTCTTCTCCAGGAGAAACCATTCAATTTGAAGATTATAAGAAAAAAGCTCAAGAAACGGTCGATATGCTGGAAAAGCAAGGAGTTAATAAAATCATTGCTCTTACTCACCTCGGTGTGAACTATGATAAGGATTTAGCACAGAATGTGGAAGGAATTGATATTGTAGTCGGCGGCCACAGCCATACTGAGCTTGATAAAGCTTTAGAATTTAACACAGACAGTGAGCCGACAATCGTAGTACAAGCGGAAGAATACTTAGACTATCTTGGTGATCTTCAAGTTACTTTCGATGATGAGGGTGTCCTGACAGATTGGAATGAAAAGCTGGTCGATCTATCTGCTGATGCAGAACCAGCTATTGAAGCAGACCAGGAAGCTGCTGATCGACTTGCTGAGCTTGAAGCTCCAATTGATGATATGAAGAAAAAGGTAGTTGGAGATACAAAGACAGCGTTAGATGGGGAGCGTAATGACGTTCGTCAGGAAGAAACCAATCTTGGTAACTTAATCGCTGACTCTATGCTTGATAAAGCAAAAGAAGCTGACCCTGATACAACTATTGCTTTGCAAAACAGCGGCGGGATCCGTGCTTCTATCAACCAGGGAGAAGTCACTCTTGGTGAAGTACTGACCGTTATGCCTTTTGGTAACACATTGGTTACTCTGGATGTAACTGGCGAACAGCTGATGAGTGCTCTTGAAAATAGTGTCAGTGACTATGATAATATCGCCGGCCGTTTTGCTCAGGTAGCAGGAATGAAATATACGTTTGATCTTTCTAAAGATGTTGGGAATCGGATTGTCGATGCCAAGGTTAAGACCGAGGACGGATACGAAGCGATTGATCCCGATAAAACGTACACAGTGGCTACAAACAACTTTGTAGCTGATGGCGGAGATGGTTATACTTCTTTCAAAGAAGCAAAAGAAGCTGGAAAATTGAACAATCTTGGATTTGTAGATTATGAAGTATTCACAGAATACCTGGATGAAAACAATCCAGTGAATCCAATGGTCGAAGGTCGTGTCGTTCAAAAAATGAACGAACGCATCAACGGGAAAGACCGTATGGAAACAGCTATCGAAATTTCCAAGCAGGGCTGGGATAAAGCAGATACCGTAGTCCTTGCCCGGGGCGACAAATTTGCAGATGCACTAGCAGGAGCTCCGCTTGCCTATAAAATGGATGCTCCAATCCTTTTAACGAACACTGATTATTTGAACAAGAAAGTTTCCGATGAAATTAAACGTCTTGGCGCAAGCAAAGTCGTCATTCTAGGCGGAACTGGTGCCGTAGCGGACTACGTAAAATACCAGCTTGACGGTATGGGTGTTGATGTTGACCGGATCTATGGAAACACTCGTTACAAAACAGCTGCAAGCATTGCGGCCCGTTTAGATGGAAATCCTGAAAAAGTGATTGTGGCAGATGGTACAGATTTTCCGGATGCGTTGGCAGCGGCTCCTTATGCGGCTAAAAACGGATACCCAATCTTACTTACCAAGCCTAATCAGTTACCGCATATTACATCTATTGCCTTAAAAGATTATGAGAAAAGTGTGGTAGTCGGCGGTCCTACAGCAGTTTCCGATTCCGTAATGGGAATGCTGCCTGAACCTATGCGTTACAATGGTAAGAACCGCTTTGAAACAGCCCAAGTGATTGCTGATGAACTAGCACCAAAAACAGGTAAATCATTCATTGCCACTGGTGATGAATTTGCAGATGCACTAGCAGGCTCTGTATTAGCTGCGAAAGAAGATGCTTCTATTCTTCTTGTCAAAGAGAATAAAATTCCAGAAGCCACTATGGAAGCTATTGATGAGCTAAACATTCAAAACTTCCACGTTCTTGGCGGTCCTGGAGCAGTAAGTGAAAAAGTACAGGACGAATTAGATAACTAA
- a CDS encoding sulfotransferase family protein: MTTLKKLLRKVYHLPHNIKRARLNKISKVHEHPIFVIGNQKSGTSAIGALLADISGKSVAIDLPGILEPNQLKIHNKEISFPEFIERNKYDFSKEVIKEPSLTFLYEEVHDYFPESQFVFIVRDPRDNIRSILNRVNIMGNLETIDDPDSRRKLAKAPKDWERVIDSRWLGMEGDNYIEWMAHRWNYAIDIYKKHEEQMLLIRYEDFVKDKEAQIASLARKLGLEAINDISSKVDIQYQPAGNKKVNKLEFFGEENLKKIETICGPKMEEFGYQPKLVK; the protein is encoded by the coding sequence GTGACGACGTTGAAGAAGCTGCTTAGAAAAGTTTATCATCTGCCCCACAACATCAAACGTGCAAGACTAAATAAGATTTCAAAGGTGCATGAACACCCTATTTTTGTGATTGGGAATCAAAAAAGCGGCACCTCAGCTATCGGTGCCTTATTAGCTGATATCTCTGGAAAATCTGTTGCGATTGACCTTCCTGGCATTTTAGAGCCAAACCAATTAAAAATTCATAATAAGGAAATCTCATTTCCTGAGTTTATTGAAAGAAATAAATATGATTTCAGCAAAGAAGTCATTAAAGAACCTTCTCTCACCTTTTTATATGAAGAAGTTCATGATTACTTTCCTGAATCTCAATTTGTGTTCATTGTGCGTGACCCGAGGGATAACATAAGAAGTATTTTAAACCGCGTAAACATTATGGGGAATTTGGAAACCATTGATGATCCGGACAGCCGTCGAAAGCTTGCAAAAGCACCAAAAGACTGGGAAAGAGTCATTGACAGCCGCTGGCTCGGTATGGAGGGTGACAATTACATTGAGTGGATGGCTCACCGCTGGAATTATGCCATTGATATTTACAAAAAGCATGAAGAGCAAATGCTGTTGATTCGTTATGAAGATTTTGTTAAAGACAAGGAAGCTCAAATAGCTTCCTTAGCTAGAAAACTGGGACTCGAAGCTATTAACGATATCTCCAGTAAAGTTGATATTCAGTACCAGCCGGCAGGAAATAAAAAAGTGAATAAGCTAGAGTTCTTTGGAGAAGAAAATTTGAAGAAGATCGAAACGATTTGTGGACCCAAAATGGAAGAGTTCGGGTATCAGCCGAAACTCGTAAAATAA
- a CDS encoding cell wall-binding repeat-containing protein, whose protein sequence is MKKSLLMVLFTAFMLLTLQTPVDAAESGKVVILDPGHGGRYSGTAGYSGSSTGYVEKVANLEAALKVRDVLESKGYTVHMTRYIDKDFGSPLHTDLRNRVDLANDWAKGNNDNSIFISIHHNAAPYGPGVRGYETYFFNIDNGVDPDYPPDPMQKEYSPESKRLAYDIHNQVLSDVPISEGPQGITGNDLFVTRNAQMPSVLMELGYMSNPQEEKLIKTDSYQRQVAKAIGEAVDKFFNVYEVYDYKDNRLKIFEHKDDALNYAKSKENVYVFDKANQKRIFNNIDKRYGVYHTSVSEISKLFYSKQEALNYAEDWKHTRVVDNDTGEILWSNYLSKDFVVEHPANGILSRNYQAQSAIDYAKKWKHTAVIDTATDQVLWTNYLDKKYTVKHPAKGVLKEFYHKGPAVDYAKTWGSTTVVRDGSVVWENPDKDDSYKFKTEEVSSHARETTAVEVSKALYPNGFPGNHSNKTVILSTSRNHADALSAAPLAAQLGNAPILLSRVDSIRSEVMNEINRLHTKRVIILGGPNAISPGIEQKLKAKGYDVDRIAGKTRIETNQKINDHLNGVKGAFVASGRSFPDALGAAPIAAMKDWAIVLTDDKMDDKSMNYAKFKNIAIVGGDGVVSSQVEEKLIAQNGKDRVVRLAGKQRYETQKQVLNYFKDDLSSSYVLAATGEKFPDALTASSLAVKHHAPLVLIGKDVDPATRDFLESYGNSNVVKDLQVVGGVLSDSSVEKVSNYLK, encoded by the coding sequence TTGAAGAAAAGCTTGTTGATGGTGTTGTTTACAGCTTTTATGCTGCTAACTTTGCAGACACCTGTAGATGCGGCTGAATCTGGAAAGGTCGTGATCCTGGATCCGGGACACGGGGGAAGATACAGCGGGACTGCCGGGTATTCGGGAAGTTCTACAGGGTATGTAGAGAAAGTGGCAAATTTAGAAGCTGCGCTCAAGGTAAGGGACGTGCTTGAAAGCAAAGGTTATACCGTACATATGACGAGATATATAGACAAGGATTTCGGTTCCCCTTTACATACTGACTTGCGAAATCGTGTCGATTTAGCCAATGACTGGGCAAAAGGGAATAATGACAATTCGATATTTATTTCCATCCACCATAATGCTGCTCCTTATGGACCTGGGGTACGTGGATATGAAACGTATTTCTTTAATATCGATAACGGGGTGGATCCGGATTATCCACCGGACCCAATGCAAAAAGAATATTCGCCGGAAAGTAAGCGGCTTGCCTATGACATTCATAATCAAGTCCTCAGCGATGTACCTATTTCTGAAGGGCCACAAGGGATAACCGGAAACGATCTCTTCGTGACGAGAAATGCTCAAATGCCTTCCGTGTTGATGGAATTAGGTTACATGTCCAATCCGCAGGAAGAAAAGCTTATTAAAACGGACAGTTATCAGCGTCAAGTCGCCAAGGCGATTGGAGAAGCCGTTGATAAATTCTTTAATGTATATGAAGTTTATGATTATAAAGACAACCGCCTGAAAATATTCGAACATAAAGATGACGCGTTAAATTATGCGAAATCAAAAGAAAACGTGTATGTGTTCGACAAAGCAAATCAGAAGCGGATTTTCAACAATATCGATAAGCGCTACGGCGTCTATCACACATCTGTAAGCGAAATTAGCAAACTATTCTATTCGAAACAAGAAGCGCTGAACTATGCGGAAGACTGGAAGCATACGAGAGTTGTAGATAATGATACAGGGGAAATTCTCTGGTCCAATTATCTGTCGAAAGATTTTGTCGTCGAGCACCCAGCGAACGGCATTCTCTCAAGAAATTATCAGGCTCAGTCCGCAATCGACTATGCGAAGAAATGGAAGCACACAGCGGTGATCGATACAGCAACAGATCAAGTCCTATGGACGAATTATTTAGATAAAAAATACACCGTGAAGCATCCGGCAAAAGGTGTATTAAAAGAGTTTTACCATAAGGGACCTGCCGTTGACTACGCGAAAACGTGGGGAAGTACAACGGTCGTTAGAGATGGATCTGTCGTTTGGGAAAATCCGGATAAAGACGATTCGTACAAATTTAAAACTGAAGAAGTTTCTTCCCATGCCAGGGAAACAACAGCTGTAGAAGTTTCCAAGGCGTTGTATCCGAATGGATTCCCAGGAAACCATTCTAATAAGACGGTCATTTTGTCTACTTCAAGAAATCATGCGGATGCATTATCGGCTGCTCCTTTAGCTGCTCAGCTTGGAAATGCACCGATTCTTCTCAGCCGCGTGGATTCCATCAGGTCTGAGGTAATGAATGAAATCAACCGTCTGCACACGAAGCGTGTGATCATTCTTGGTGGGCCGAATGCTATCAGCCCAGGCATCGAGCAGAAGCTGAAAGCAAAAGGTTATGATGTAGATCGAATTGCCGGTAAAACACGAATTGAAACCAATCAGAAAATTAACGATCATTTGAATGGCGTAAAAGGTGCCTTTGTTGCTTCCGGCCGAAGTTTCCCAGATGCTTTAGGGGCCGCCCCGATTGCAGCGATGAAGGATTGGGCCATCGTTTTGACTGACGACAAAATGGATGATAAAAGTATGAATTATGCTAAGTTTAAAAATATCGCCATAGTCGGTGGTGACGGGGTCGTCTCCAGTCAAGTAGAAGAAAAACTGATCGCCCAGAATGGCAAAGACAGAGTCGTTCGACTTGCTGGTAAACAGCGATACGAGACCCAGAAACAAGTATTGAACTATTTTAAAGACGATCTCTCTTCTTCCTATGTACTAGCAGCAACTGGTGAAAAGTTCCCAGATGCTCTCACGGCTTCTTCATTAGCGGTGAAGCATCATGCACCCCTTGTATTAATAGGAAAAGATGTAGACCCAGCTACACGTGACTTCTTAGAGAGCTATGGAAATTCCAATGTCGTAAAAGACCTGCAAGTTGTTGGCGGGGTTCTAAGCGACAGCTCAGTGGAAAAAGTATCAAATTATCTTAAGTAA